In Crinalium epipsammum PCC 9333, the genomic window ATATCTGCGTTAGCTGGCTTAAGTGTATTTGCTTTATGCGCCAGTCGTCTAAATTTGCCAGAAGTAGATATGTTTGTTTCCCGACTCAAACAGCGTTTTTTGAAGAGTGATAAATAAGGGGTTATAGAAGAAGCAAGAGAATAAAAATTTTTCCCTTGCTCCCTGCTTTTTTCCCCTGCTGAAAGCATCACGCAACTGGTATAGGTTATTTTAGGGAATTTTTGTATTCTAGATAACAGTGGTATTCAACTTCGTGAGAAGTCAATAAATGGATCTAAGTGATCTACTGAAACTTTATACAGAAGGACATAGAGACTTTGCTAATGCCGATCTTAGTGGTGCTGACCTTAGTGGAATCACTCTGAACGGCGTTAACCTCAGTGGCGCTAAATTGATGGGCGCTAACCTGAGTCGGACTGTTATGATTAAATCAGACTTGAGTAGGGCTAACCTGAACTGGGCTAATCTCAGTTTTGCGAAAATGAGCGCCGTTAAACTGGGAGATGCAGATTTGACAAAAGCAAATCTCCAAGGCGCTGTGATGGAAAAAGCCAAACTTCCCAGAGCTAAACTAAGCGGAGCTAATCTCAACAGCGCTAACCTTCGAGGCGCTAATCTGCGAGAAGCTAATCTTAGTAGTGCTTCTTTGCAAAGAGCCAACCTTAGAGAAGCAAATCTTAGTGGCGTTAACCTTAATTGGGCTAACCTTTACGAAGCCAGACTCAGTGGTGCTTTACTATCTGGTGCTTCCTTAAATGGTGTGAAATTTAGCAGAGCTTTTTTAAAGGATGTAGACTTGAATGGCGCTGATTTACAGGGAATTAACTTCAGCGAGGCTAGACTAGGTGGTTCTAACTTAGAAAGCGCTAACTTAGTTGGTGCTGATTTGAGTGACGCGCATTTGTACCAAGTCAACTTAACAGCAGCAGACTTGAGTGGTGCTAACTTGATACGGGCATCTTTAGAACAGGCAAATTTGACTTGGATTAATTTAAGTAAAGCTAACTTATGTCAGGCAAATCTTACTAATGCAATTTTGAAGGGAGCTAACCTAGATGGTGCTGATTTAACCGATGCAATTTTACCTATTGAAATTTAATTAATCCCTGAGAATGTGCATGGGAAGAATTAATAATTGCAATTTTTAATTTAAAAAGTTGTTTAATTTTTAAGTAGCAGGTACTGTATATTTAGATAAATAACCTACTATATTTTTAAATAAAAAATAGAAAATGTCTCTCGGTTAGGATATTTAAGTTAACATAGTAGGTTAATATTTTGCTGCCGTAGCATTTTGAATGCTCGTAGGAATAACATGACTTTACTCAAAGATGTTACTGATTGTTCTACCTATTCTGTACGTGGATTAGATGACCAACTAATCGCGCAAATGAATAGAATTAGTCCTGGTCTGTTGGTAAGGATTGACGATATCAATAATGTGAAACTGGCAGACGCGGCGGTTCATCCTTGGATGCAACGTGCGGCGAAAGTACGTTTGCAAAACGCAGTTGTCGCCCGTGGCAAACAAATTATCATTAACTCAGCTTACAGAACGCTGGCTGGTCAAATGTTGTTATACCAACATTACCAAAATCGTCGCTGTGGTATAACTGCGGCATCAACTCCAGGGAAAAGTAATCATAATAATGCCAGTGCCATAGATATAGAGGATTCACAAGGCTGGCGACCAGTGTTACAAGCTAATGGATGGAGATGGATTGGCTCATTTGACCCAATGCACTACGATTGCACCGATCCCGGGATCACCTCGATTAACTCGATCTCTGTTAAAGCTTTCCAGCAATTATGGAGCATTGTTAATCCTGCCGATAAGTTAGCTGATGATGGAATTTTTGGACCTGCTACAGCCAGCCGCTTGCGTTTCTCACCCGCAGAAGGTTTCCCTGGAATGGAGCCTGCCAGAATTTTAAGACTGACTCAGCCAGTACAAGCGGGTAGAGATGTGGGGGATTTGCAACTTGCTCTGAGGAAAGCTGGAATTAAGCTCGATAAAGCTGACAGCATCTTTGGTCCTTCAACTGATAAGGCTGTGAAAGATTTTCAAGCTGCTAATTCCTTAGTAGCAGACGGCATAGTTGGCCCTATTACTCGTAAAATCATCTTATCCTACACGCCAAAAGGTGAAGTAACGCCGCCGAGCAACCCGCCGATAAATCCGCCGAGCAACCCACCAATCAACTCGTCAATCAACTTAGCTGAAATTTTTTATACCTATGACACGCAAGGCTTGTTTACTTCTCAACAACAAGCAGATCTAAAGTGGCTACAGAGCCAAATTCCCCAGGCAACTTTAGAGCAGTTTAGTAAGCTATGGCGCGGTGGCAGTTAATTAGACATTTCGTCTTCATGGTGTAGAGACGTTGTATACAACGTCTCTATATTGTTTGTAGGTAACGCACATTTAATTTATAGAGATGTGTATTGCATCTAACAATATGTCAGCGCCAAAACGTACTGCATCGATACAAGGTAGTTTGGTTTCGGCTGTGGTTTGTGCAATTATCTCCTTGGCTGCTGATTCATCTAAGTGATGAGTGTTGAGGGCGATCGCAGCCACTTTTGCAGGCGCAAATGCACCAGCAGCAACAGCAACTTGCTCATATAACTCAACTACCCTAGATAAAGGTGGTATTGGCACATCTGGACAATTGCGAATATGAGTTTGTCCTGCCCGATGCACCAAAATTAAATGAGTTGCTTGGGAACCACGTATCAGGGGTAGTGTTGCTGTCGAGCCTGGATGTAATAGGGAACCTTGCCCCTCAATATATAAGATGTCGTGGTCTTGACCATAGCGCATTACCATTTGCTCGATCGCACCAGAGGCAAAGTCTACCCGCACGGCATCCAAGGGTACGCCATCACCCGCAATCATAATCCCAGCTTGACCAGTAGCAATAAATTTAGAGCGCAAACCTCTTGCCTTAGAAGCTTTTTGCAGTTCCAAGCTAGTTGACATTTTACCGATCGCCATATCCGTACCAACTGTTAAGACACGCTGACAAGAGAGCGATCGCGCCTTACCACTACCAACTTTTAAACCCGCAGGTTCTTGACGTACATCCCAGATCCATTGCCATTCTCTCAACAACTCCCTAAACTGCGGATAAGATGCCATCGGCGTGTGCAAACCATTTACAACCGATAACCCAGCAGTAACAGCTTGTTCCACCTCATCCCACCAAGCTGACGGTAAAGCACCCCCAGATGGGGCAATTCCAATAGTAAGAACATCAGGACTATAACTTAAGGCTTCTGTTACAGATGCCACAATTGGGATATCACGCTGAATGCCAGTTAGTTGCGCTAACGACTCACCAGCAGATTGATAGTCAATTACAGCTACAACTGATGATTCGCTGTAGCGTAAAAGTGACAAACCTGTTTTCCCCTGAACTCCTTTAATACCTTCGTGCAGCAAAATTGCTACTTTATTTTCAGCTTTTAGCATAAAAATGACCCATAACAAAATCAAAAAGTACCATTCTATAATTGTTTCCCAAATTTATTAATTCATCTGTGTTTATCTGTGTTCATCTGTGGATATCTGTGGTTAATTATCTAAAATTTATATTCCTGATAACTTACCCCCAATCCAGGTAAATCATTTGGTAGTAGACAGCCATGCTGCAATACAGCACCTTTAAATGGATCGTCTTTTAAATTTAAGTGACTATCCAAATCTAAATAATCAGCAAATGGTGATAACTGGGCTGCGGCTGTATTAGCCAGACAGCTATCAGAATAGCAACCGAACATTACCTGTAAACCACAAGCTTTGGCGGTATGTACCATTCGCAATGCTTCTGTTAACCCCCCTGATTTCATCAGTTTGATATTAATGCCGTGTACGCTGTCTGCTAACTTGGGAATATCTTGGCTAGTAAAGCAGCTTTCATCCACAAAAATTGGTAGAGGCGATCGCTCTTTCAAAACAAGTAAATCTACCTCTTGTCCTCGCGCTAAAGGTTGTTCCACATACTTAACTTCATAATCAACCAACCAACTACACATCTTTACTGCTTGTTGTAAACTCCAACCTCCATTAGCATCAACACTTAATTTTGCAGTTGGCGCTTCCTCCCGCACCGCCATCAACATCGCCTGATCCGCTTCAATACCTTCAGGATTACCCAATTTCACCTTTAAAAATCGTGCCTCAGTCACCTGCAACCAATCTCGCACCCGTTGACGTGCGCCTTCGGGGGAATTAATCCCAATCGTGACAGAAATTGGCACAATTTGACGACGATTCAATCCCCACATCTGCCACAGTGGTAATCCTACGCGCTTTCCTAACCAATCATGCAATGCTATATCTATTGCTGCTCGTGCTGCTGATGGTAAGTTTGTTTCTATAAAAATCTGTTCAATTTCTTGCCTGTCCCAAGGGCTAAACTTTTCCAGCATTGGTATAACTTGCTGCAATGCCTCTAAAA contains:
- a CDS encoding pentapeptide repeat-containing protein, whose protein sequence is MDLSDLLKLYTEGHRDFANADLSGADLSGITLNGVNLSGAKLMGANLSRTVMIKSDLSRANLNWANLSFAKMSAVKLGDADLTKANLQGAVMEKAKLPRAKLSGANLNSANLRGANLREANLSSASLQRANLREANLSGVNLNWANLYEARLSGALLSGASLNGVKFSRAFLKDVDLNGADLQGINFSEARLGGSNLESANLVGADLSDAHLYQVNLTAADLSGANLIRASLEQANLTWINLSKANLCQANLTNAILKGANLDGADLTDAILPIEI
- a CDS encoding peptidoglycan-binding protein, encoding MTLLKDVTDCSTYSVRGLDDQLIAQMNRISPGLLVRIDDINNVKLADAAVHPWMQRAAKVRLQNAVVARGKQIIINSAYRTLAGQMLLYQHYQNRRCGITAASTPGKSNHNNASAIDIEDSQGWRPVLQANGWRWIGSFDPMHYDCTDPGITSINSISVKAFQQLWSIVNPADKLADDGIFGPATASRLRFSPAEGFPGMEPARILRLTQPVQAGRDVGDLQLALRKAGIKLDKADSIFGPSTDKAVKDFQAANSLVADGIVGPITRKIILSYTPKGEVTPPSNPPINPPSNPPINSSINLAEIFYTYDTQGLFTSQQQADLKWLQSQIPQATLEQFSKLWRGGS
- a CDS encoding DUF1611 domain-containing protein, with protein sequence MLKAENKVAILLHEGIKGVQGKTGLSLLRYSESSVVAVIDYQSAGESLAQLTGIQRDIPIVASVTEALSYSPDVLTIGIAPSGGALPSAWWDEVEQAVTAGLSVVNGLHTPMASYPQFRELLREWQWIWDVRQEPAGLKVGSGKARSLSCQRVLTVGTDMAIGKMSTSLELQKASKARGLRSKFIATGQAGIMIAGDGVPLDAVRVDFASGAIEQMVMRYGQDHDILYIEGQGSLLHPGSTATLPLIRGSQATHLILVHRAGQTHIRNCPDVPIPPLSRVVELYEQVAVAAGAFAPAKVAAIALNTHHLDESAAKEIIAQTTAETKLPCIDAVRFGADILLDAIHISIN
- a CDS encoding dipeptide epimerase; translated protein: MRINIQPFTVHKRFALKISRGTTSQTQNVWVRVEQNGIEGWGEASPFSIGEHPQTTPVILEALQQVIPMLEKFSPWDRQEIEQIFIETNLPSAARAAIDIALHDWLGKRVGLPLWQMWGLNRRQIVPISVTIGINSPEGARQRVRDWLQVTEARFLKVKLGNPEGIEADQAMLMAVREEAPTAKLSVDANGGWSLQQAVKMCSWLVDYEVKYVEQPLARGQEVDLLVLKERSPLPIFVDESCFTSQDIPKLADSVHGINIKLMKSGGLTEALRMVHTAKACGLQVMFGCYSDSCLANTAAAQLSPFADYLDLDSHLNLKDDPFKGAVLQHGCLLPNDLPGLGVSYQEYKF